One stretch of Burkholderia oklahomensis C6786 DNA includes these proteins:
- the sapR gene encoding sap1 transcriptional regulator SapR: protein MPPAFARTVEARFAELTPTAKRIASYMLANLDRLGLETADQIARQTGTSGISVGRFLRSVGYRNLDDLKRELRGTTERPWMITDRLDEYRRVTSTFAPASDEAAPVGAPGPLDDALARELDAIRHVYRLARTPAFAQVADRVAQADAVFILGIQSTRGISNAFHSYLEYLRPRVFYSDGMSGSYVDSLNAEFADPYCIVTDTRAYSRIARRYCEAAVARGVRFALVTDVYCPWARELPCDLLQVKTDIGQFWDSLAPLTCLFNLLISAVVDRLGDAIDARVARNRELQRELDQFEP, encoded by the coding sequence ATGCCCCCCGCCTTCGCCCGGACCGTCGAAGCCCGCTTTGCCGAACTGACGCCCACGGCAAAGCGCATCGCGAGCTACATGCTCGCGAATCTCGACCGGCTCGGCCTCGAAACCGCGGATCAGATCGCCCGGCAGACCGGCACGAGCGGCATCTCGGTCGGACGCTTCCTGCGCAGCGTCGGCTACCGCAATCTCGACGACCTGAAGCGCGAACTGCGCGGCACGACCGAGCGGCCATGGATGATCACCGACCGCCTCGACGAATACCGCCGCGTGACGAGCACATTCGCGCCGGCAAGCGACGAGGCTGCGCCGGTCGGCGCGCCCGGCCCGCTCGACGATGCGCTCGCGCGCGAGCTCGACGCGATCCGCCACGTGTACCGGCTCGCGCGCACGCCGGCGTTCGCGCAAGTCGCGGACCGCGTCGCGCAGGCGGATGCGGTGTTCATCCTCGGTATCCAGTCGACGCGCGGGATCAGCAACGCGTTCCACAGCTACCTCGAATATCTGCGGCCGCGCGTGTTCTATTCGGACGGGATGTCGGGCTCGTATGTCGATTCGCTGAACGCCGAATTCGCCGATCCGTACTGCATCGTCACCGACACGCGCGCGTATTCGCGGATCGCGCGCCGCTATTGCGAGGCGGCCGTCGCGCGCGGCGTGCGCTTCGCGCTCGTCACCGACGTCTACTGCCCGTGGGCGCGCGAGCTGCCGTGCGACCTGCTGCAGGTGAAGACCGACATCGGCCAATTCTGGGATTCGCTCGCGCCGCTCACGTGCCTGTTCAACCTGCTGATCAGCGCGGTCGTCGACCGGCTCGGCGATGCGATCGACGCGCGCGTCGCCCGCAACCGCGAGCTGCAGCGCGAGCTCGATCAATTCGAACCGTGA
- a CDS encoding ABC transporter ATP-binding protein, protein MRSAPMIEVRDVSIRFPTRTGHVDAVRGANLSVGAGEAFGLVGESGSGKSTLLRALTGLVPLAGGTLSIAARPIEGKLDRAFRRDVQMVFQDPYASLHPRFTVDETLREPLAIHRLPDADERIARALAEVGLGPAFRFRYPHQLSGGQRQRVAIARALIVEPRVLLLDEPTSALDVSVQAEILNLLKRLHRERGLTMILVSHNLAVVGFLCSRVAVMRDGAMVEQLGIEDVRAAHVGTEYTRTLLRATEGYRRAG, encoded by the coding sequence ATGAGAAGCGCACCGATGATCGAAGTCCGCGACGTCTCGATCCGCTTTCCGACCCGCACCGGCCACGTCGACGCGGTGCGCGGCGCGAATCTCTCCGTCGGCGCGGGCGAGGCGTTCGGGCTCGTCGGCGAGTCCGGCTCCGGCAAGTCGACGCTGCTGCGCGCGCTCACGGGCCTCGTGCCGCTCGCGGGCGGCACGCTGTCGATCGCCGCGCGCCCGATCGAAGGCAAGCTCGATCGCGCATTTCGCCGCGACGTGCAGATGGTGTTTCAGGATCCCTACGCATCGCTGCATCCGCGCTTCACCGTCGACGAGACGCTGCGCGAGCCGCTCGCGATCCACCGGCTGCCGGACGCGGACGAACGGATCGCGCGCGCGCTCGCCGAAGTGGGGCTCGGCCCCGCGTTCCGCTTTCGCTATCCGCATCAGCTGTCGGGCGGGCAGCGGCAGCGCGTCGCGATCGCGCGCGCGCTGATCGTCGAGCCGCGCGTGCTGCTGCTCGACGAGCCGACGTCGGCGCTCGACGTCTCGGTGCAGGCGGAGATCCTGAATCTGCTCAAGCGGCTGCATCGCGAGCGCGGGCTGACGATGATCCTCGTCAGCCACAATCTCGCGGTCGTCGGGTTCCTGTGCAGCCGCGTCGCGGTGATGCGCGACGGCGCGATGGTCGAGCAGCTCGGGATCGAGGACGTGCGCGCGGCGCACGTCGGCACCGAGTACACGCGGACGCTGCTGCGCGCGACGGAAGGCTATCGGCGAGCGGGCTGA
- a CDS encoding ABC transporter ATP-binding protein, with translation MTASAVSPGTPPLCEIEGLQIGFRTHDGTLVEAVRDLSLTLAPGERLGIVGESGSGKSLTGRALLGLLPAAAQWRARALRFDGRDLLALSTRERRKLCGSAMGMILQDPKYSLNPVMTVGKQMAEAFRLREPGLRGRALRERIVDALAAVEIRDPARVADAYPHELSGGMGQRVMIAMMVSTGPRLLVADEPTSALDVAVSMQVLAVLDDMIARHRTGLVFISHDLPLVMSFCDRVAVMYAGRVVETCAARDLVHATHPYTRGLLAATPPLADPPDALPVLERDPAWLTEAAR, from the coding sequence ATGACCGCTTCCGCCGTTTCCCCGGGCACGCCGCCGCTCTGCGAGATCGAAGGACTGCAGATCGGCTTTCGCACGCACGACGGCACGCTCGTCGAAGCGGTGCGCGACCTGTCGCTCACGCTCGCGCCGGGCGAGCGGCTCGGCATCGTCGGCGAATCCGGCTCCGGCAAGTCGCTGACGGGGCGCGCGCTGCTCGGCCTGCTGCCCGCCGCCGCGCAATGGCGCGCGCGGGCGCTGCGTTTCGACGGCCGCGATCTGCTCGCGCTCTCCACGCGCGAGCGGCGCAAGCTGTGCGGCAGCGCGATGGGCATGATTCTTCAGGATCCGAAGTATTCGCTGAACCCGGTGATGACGGTCGGCAAGCAGATGGCCGAGGCATTCCGGCTGCGCGAGCCCGGACTGCGCGGCCGCGCGCTGCGCGAGCGGATCGTCGATGCGCTCGCCGCGGTCGAGATCCGCGATCCGGCGCGCGTCGCCGACGCCTATCCGCACGAGCTGTCGGGCGGGATGGGCCAGCGCGTGATGATCGCGATGATGGTGTCGACGGGCCCGCGCCTCTTGGTCGCCGACGAGCCGACGTCCGCGCTCGACGTCGCGGTGTCGATGCAGGTGCTCGCGGTGCTCGACGACATGATCGCGCGCCATCGCACGGGCCTCGTGTTCATCAGCCACGACCTGCCGCTCGTGATGTCGTTCTGCGACCGCGTCGCCGTGATGTACGCGGGGCGCGTCGTCGAGACGTGCGCGGCGCGCGATCTCGTCCACGCGACGCATCCCTATACGCGCGGCCTGCTCGCCGCGACGCCGCCGCTGGCGGACCCGCCCGACGCGCTGCCCGTGCTCGAGCGCGATCCGGCGTGGTTGACGGAGGCCGCACGATGA
- the nikC gene encoding nickel transporter permease, translating into MNASSDRSTPNPAAPTLRAWLLCDAPASRRQATLGLAYRRWRRFAGNPLNLLGLAILAALVAVAIVAPLAMPHDPLRQVLADRLLPPGSPSHWLGTDQLGRDILSRLIAGSRLTLGIAILVVAIVVPIGLAIGTTAGYCGGLVDSALMRITDVALAFPKIVLALAFAAALGPGVVNAVVAISITAWPAYARLARAETLRIANADFIHAARLQGASDLRIVLRYVVPLCLSSVIVRATLDMAGIILTVAGLGFLGLGAQPPSPEWGFMVASGRNVLLDAWWVATLPGAAILVVSIAFNLLGDGLRDVFDPRHGA; encoded by the coding sequence ATGAACGCTTCATCCGACCGCTCCACCCCGAACCCCGCCGCGCCGACGCTGCGCGCGTGGCTGCTCTGCGACGCGCCCGCATCGCGCCGGCAGGCGACGCTCGGCCTCGCGTACCGCCGCTGGCGGCGCTTCGCCGGCAATCCGCTGAACCTGCTCGGGCTCGCGATCCTCGCCGCGCTCGTCGCGGTCGCGATCGTCGCGCCGCTCGCCATGCCGCACGATCCGCTGCGCCAGGTGCTCGCCGACCGGCTGCTGCCGCCCGGATCGCCGTCGCACTGGCTCGGCACCGACCAGCTCGGCCGCGACATCCTCTCGCGCCTGATCGCCGGCTCGCGCCTCACGCTCGGCATCGCGATCCTCGTCGTCGCGATCGTCGTGCCGATCGGGCTCGCGATCGGCACGACGGCCGGCTACTGCGGCGGCCTCGTCGACAGCGCGCTGATGCGGATCACCGACGTCGCGCTCGCGTTCCCGAAGATCGTGCTCGCGCTCGCGTTCGCGGCGGCGCTCGGGCCGGGTGTCGTCAACGCGGTCGTCGCGATCTCGATCACCGCGTGGCCCGCGTATGCGCGGCTCGCGCGCGCGGAGACGCTGCGCATCGCGAACGCGGACTTCATCCACGCGGCGCGGCTGCAAGGCGCGTCCGACCTGCGGATCGTGCTGCGCTACGTGGTGCCCCTCTGCCTGTCGTCGGTGATCGTGCGCGCGACGCTCGACATGGCGGGCATCATCCTGACCGTCGCGGGGCTCGGCTTTCTCGGGCTCGGCGCGCAGCCGCCGAGCCCCGAATGGGGCTTCATGGTCGCGTCGGGCCGCAACGTGCTGCTCGACGCGTGGTGGGTCGCGACGCTGCCGGGCGCGGCGATCCTCGTCGTCAGCATCGCGTTCAACCTGCTCGGCGACGGTCTGCGCGACGTCTTCGATCCGCGTCATGGAGCCTGA
- a CDS encoding ABC transporter substrate-binding protein — translation MKLSMPKLVSALAAASVIAAAPALDAHAATPKDMFVMATLLDEFTSLDPGEIYELVPEEYVANTYDRLVRVDLADPSKFNGDVAQSWTVSPDGLTFTFKLRAGLKFHSGNPLTADDVAWSIQRAALLDKGPAAVLAGIGLTKANALANVTKIDDLTVSVTTDRKYAPTFVLNVLGSWPASVVDKKLLLSHQQGNDFGNGWLKTHEAGSGAYRLVKWTAGDSIVLQRNDGYRLPLAMKRIVLRHVPEAASQRLLLESGDVDAARDLSPDDLAAVVKSGKAKVAPSPQATLLYLGLDTKNPTLAKPEVQEALKWLVDYSGIQSHVVKTTYKVHQTFMPEGFLGTLNANPYRLDVAKAKALLAKAGVPNGFTVTMDVRNDYPYTEIAQAVQANFAQAGVKVQLIPGDNKQTLAKYRARQHDIYIGEWSADYIDPHSNAQGFAWNPDNSDQSIYKMLAWRNAWNIPQLTAQTDAALAEPSAAKRAQRYQAMQKDVLAKSPFVILFEKVAQVATRPGVSGLEVGPINDLVSYRNLKKQ, via the coding sequence ATGAAACTCTCGATGCCCAAGCTCGTCTCGGCGCTTGCCGCCGCTTCCGTGATCGCGGCCGCCCCGGCCCTCGATGCCCACGCGGCGACGCCGAAGGACATGTTCGTGATGGCCACGCTGCTCGACGAATTCACTTCGCTCGATCCGGGCGAAATCTACGAGCTGGTGCCCGAGGAATACGTCGCGAACACATACGACCGGCTCGTGCGCGTCGATCTCGCCGATCCGTCGAAGTTCAACGGCGACGTCGCGCAGTCGTGGACCGTGAGCCCCGACGGCCTCACGTTCACGTTCAAGCTGCGCGCGGGCCTCAAGTTCCATTCGGGCAACCCGCTCACGGCCGACGACGTCGCATGGTCGATCCAGCGCGCGGCGCTGCTCGACAAGGGGCCGGCCGCGGTGCTCGCGGGCATCGGCCTCACGAAGGCGAACGCGCTCGCGAACGTGACGAAGATCGACGATCTCACGGTCTCGGTGACGACCGACCGCAAGTACGCGCCGACCTTCGTGCTGAACGTGCTCGGCTCGTGGCCGGCGTCGGTCGTCGACAAGAAGCTGCTGCTGTCGCACCAGCAAGGCAACGACTTCGGCAACGGCTGGCTGAAGACCCACGAGGCGGGCTCGGGCGCGTACCGGCTCGTCAAGTGGACGGCGGGCGACAGCATCGTGCTGCAGCGCAACGACGGCTACCGGCTGCCGCTCGCGATGAAGCGGATCGTGCTGCGGCACGTGCCGGAGGCGGCGAGCCAGCGCCTGCTGCTCGAGAGCGGCGACGTCGACGCGGCGCGCGACCTGAGCCCCGACGATCTCGCGGCCGTCGTGAAGAGCGGCAAGGCGAAGGTCGCGCCGTCGCCGCAGGCGACGCTGCTGTACCTCGGCCTCGACACGAAGAACCCGACGCTCGCGAAGCCCGAAGTCCAGGAAGCGCTGAAATGGCTCGTCGACTACAGCGGAATCCAGAGCCACGTCGTGAAGACGACCTACAAGGTTCATCAGACGTTCATGCCGGAAGGCTTCCTCGGCACGCTGAACGCAAATCCGTACAGGCTCGACGTCGCGAAGGCGAAGGCGCTGCTCGCGAAGGCGGGCGTGCCGAACGGCTTCACGGTCACGATGGACGTGCGCAACGATTATCCGTACACCGAAATCGCACAGGCGGTGCAGGCGAACTTCGCGCAGGCGGGCGTCAAGGTGCAGCTGATTCCGGGCGACAACAAGCAGACGCTCGCGAAGTACCGCGCACGCCAGCACGACATCTACATCGGCGAATGGTCTGCGGATTACATCGATCCGCACAGCAATGCGCAAGGCTTCGCGTGGAACCCCGATAATTCCGATCAGTCGATCTACAAGATGCTCGCGTGGCGCAACGCCTGGAACATCCCGCAGCTGACCGCGCAAACCGACGCGGCGCTCGCGGAACCGTCGGCGGCGAAGCGCGCGCAGCGCTACCAGGCGATGCAGAAGGACGTGCTCGCGAAGTCGCCGTTCGTGATCCTGTTCGAGAAAGTCGCGCAGGTCGCGACGCGGCCCGGCGTGAGCGGCCTCGAAGTCGGCCCGATCAACGACCTCGTGTCGTATCGCAATTTGAAGAAGCAGTGA
- the ddpX gene encoding D-alanyl-D-alanine dipeptidase gives MTRPHLVEITPRTHDVDIDLVYATGRNFTGRPIYARAHCLLLEPAEAALRRATAIAAQIGMRLRIYDAYRPPQAQQVLWSFLPDRNFVADLGLGSNHSRGTALDLTLVDAHGDALDMGTGFDEMVTASRHFHDGLPESVQRNRLLLLGVMHAAGFAHIPEEWWHYELPGSRAFPPIDNAASGSWRLM, from the coding sequence ATGACACGTCCACACCTCGTCGAAATCACGCCTCGCACGCACGACGTCGACATCGACCTCGTCTACGCGACCGGCCGCAACTTCACCGGCCGGCCGATCTACGCCCGCGCGCACTGCCTGCTGCTCGAGCCCGCGGAAGCGGCGCTGCGCCGCGCGACGGCGATCGCCGCGCAGATCGGCATGCGCCTGCGCATCTACGACGCTTACCGGCCGCCGCAGGCGCAGCAGGTGTTGTGGTCGTTCCTGCCGGACCGGAACTTCGTCGCCGACCTCGGCCTCGGCTCGAATCACAGCCGCGGCACCGCGCTCGACCTGACGCTCGTCGACGCGCACGGCGACGCGCTCGACATGGGCACGGGCTTCGACGAGATGGTGACGGCGTCGCGCCATTTTCACGACGGCCTGCCCGAGTCCGTGCAGCGCAACCGGCTGCTGCTGCTCGGCGTGATGCACGCGGCGGGCTTCGCGCACATTCCTGAAGAATGGTGGCATTACGAGCTGCCCGGCTCGCGCGCGTTCCCACCGATCGACAACGCGGCGAGCGGATCGTGGCGGCTGATGTGA
- a CDS encoding autotransporter domain-containing protein, whose amino-acid sequence MARRKYPRTMKRAGSKLLVPVVVAAAAAAVARPGWTQAAPVAPYQDPGRRGDPASWRTPEFTKEWGLGAMHAEYAYAAGYTGANVSIGVLDSGYYAQHPELSDSRFVPVTAAGVSGVLNASNNNHGTLVSGVVGGARDGAGMHGVAPDAKVFVGNTNATDGFRFGVSDPKFPASDAKYFAEVYDALAAKGVRIISNSWGSQPVDENYSTPKHVADAYKLHEAVRIRTGQGTWLDAAAKVSRDGVINNFSAGNTGYDNASLRGAYAYFHPELEGHWMTTTGYDQLSGQVYNKCGIAKWWCVMAPTGVPSTSYSGSPAAPTGATYANFNGTSAAAPHASAALALIMERFPYMTSEQALSVMFTTAQNMEPDPSRPDYTNNGLFSTVHPAKPGASNVPNTFGGWGLVDLRKAMNGPGQLLGTFDAALPSGVADVWSNDISDVALAARKLEDDAEHRAWLDTLRTKGWERGLPAGASDGDRIDYAVGAAREAAYQARAYQGSLVKSGGGTLTLAGANTYRGLTTVDGGELRIDGSIAAGAVVNPAGRLTVNGRAADIAVNGGVATIAGTSANLSVDRQGSAAVTGTTADVRVASGFASLGGTSGNVAVGALGVAAITGRTADVTVDGGRASLDGASGGVSVGNGGVVNGNGTMRTLTAAANGTVAPGHSVGALTVSGDVRFAQGSTYAVEVSPSGASDRIDAGGQARIEGGAVTLALENAPPPLTPGQSRSVLGRRFEILSAAGGVEGRFDAPGGYLFVDPVLAYGPTNVSLTIDRNATPFASVARTDNERSVADALETLNPGSAVYNSVLFAASAQAPQATLAQLTGEIYPAAYAALINESRQVRDAALDRLWTVRGAPGRPGVWARLLGSWGGASGGGGVNGYTNSTGGFLAGADAAVRDGLRAGGFAGYSHTGVNLKDQPSSASFDSFHLGAYAGWQPGALGVRVGAAHAWHRGGVDRAVQYGAAAENETTTLNAETTQVFGETGYQFALGAATVEPFGRIAYVHLKNHGTTETGGAAALRVQEGNHDVTFSTLGVRGETRLGLTSRLQLTLQGSAGWQHALTGGQPVGSLAFATGSSVFSVSSVPVAKDAAVLNLSAALELGRNGLLSVGYSGSLASRQSDHAVQGSLHWKF is encoded by the coding sequence ATGGCCCGGCGTAAATATCCGAGAACGATGAAGCGCGCAGGGTCGAAGCTGCTGGTTCCCGTGGTCGTCGCCGCCGCCGCCGCGGCCGTGGCCCGCCCCGGATGGACGCAGGCCGCGCCCGTCGCGCCATACCAGGACCCGGGCCGGCGAGGCGATCCGGCGAGCTGGCGCACGCCGGAGTTCACGAAGGAGTGGGGGCTCGGCGCGATGCACGCCGAGTATGCGTATGCGGCCGGCTACACCGGCGCGAACGTCTCGATCGGCGTGCTGGACTCCGGCTACTACGCGCAGCATCCGGAACTGTCCGACAGCCGGTTCGTTCCGGTGACGGCGGCGGGCGTATCGGGCGTGCTGAACGCGAGCAACAACAATCACGGCACGCTCGTGAGCGGCGTCGTCGGCGGGGCGCGCGACGGCGCCGGCATGCACGGCGTCGCGCCGGACGCGAAGGTGTTCGTCGGCAACACGAACGCGACGGACGGCTTCCGGTTCGGCGTGTCGGATCCGAAGTTTCCCGCGTCGGACGCGAAGTATTTCGCCGAGGTCTACGACGCGCTCGCCGCGAAAGGCGTGCGGATCATCAGCAATAGCTGGGGCTCGCAGCCGGTCGACGAAAACTACAGCACGCCGAAGCACGTCGCCGACGCGTACAAGCTGCACGAGGCGGTTCGCATCCGCACCGGCCAGGGCACATGGCTCGACGCGGCCGCCAAGGTGTCGCGCGACGGCGTGATCAACAACTTCAGCGCGGGCAACACCGGCTACGACAACGCCAGCCTGCGCGGCGCGTACGCGTACTTCCATCCGGAGCTCGAAGGACACTGGATGACGACGACGGGCTACGACCAGTTGAGCGGCCAGGTCTACAACAAGTGCGGGATCGCGAAGTGGTGGTGCGTGATGGCGCCGACCGGCGTGCCGTCCACGTCGTACTCGGGCAGCCCGGCGGCGCCGACGGGCGCGACCTATGCGAACTTCAACGGTACGTCGGCGGCCGCGCCGCACGCGTCGGCCGCGCTCGCGCTGATCATGGAGCGTTTCCCGTACATGACGAGCGAGCAGGCGCTGTCCGTGATGTTCACGACGGCGCAGAACATGGAGCCGGACCCGAGCCGGCCGGACTACACCAACAACGGGCTGTTCTCGACCGTGCATCCGGCGAAGCCGGGCGCGTCGAACGTGCCGAACACGTTCGGCGGCTGGGGGCTCGTCGATCTGAGAAAGGCGATGAACGGTCCTGGCCAGTTGCTCGGCACGTTCGACGCGGCGCTGCCGTCGGGCGTCGCGGACGTGTGGTCGAACGACATCTCCGACGTCGCGCTCGCCGCGCGCAAGCTGGAGGACGACGCCGAGCACCGGGCGTGGCTCGATACGCTGAGGACGAAGGGCTGGGAGCGCGGGCTGCCCGCCGGCGCGAGCGACGGCGACAGGATCGACTATGCGGTCGGCGCCGCGCGCGAGGCGGCCTATCAGGCGCGCGCGTATCAGGGCAGCCTCGTGAAGTCGGGCGGCGGCACGTTGACGCTTGCCGGCGCGAACACCTATCGCGGGCTGACGACGGTCGACGGCGGCGAGCTGAGGATCGACGGATCGATCGCGGCGGGCGCCGTGGTCAATCCGGCGGGGCGGCTCACGGTGAACGGCCGTGCGGCCGACATTGCCGTCAACGGCGGCGTCGCGACGATCGCGGGGACGAGCGCGAACCTGTCGGTGGACCGGCAGGGCTCGGCGGCCGTCACCGGCACGACGGCGGACGTGCGGGTGGCGAGCGGCTTTGCGTCGCTCGGCGGAACGAGCGGCAACGTCGCGGTCGGTGCGCTCGGCGTCGCGGCGATCACGGGCCGGACCGCCGACGTGACGGTCGACGGCGGCCGGGCGTCGCTCGACGGCGCGAGCGGCGGCGTGTCGGTCGGCAACGGCGGCGTCGTGAACGGCAACGGCACGATGCGCACGCTCACCGCGGCGGCCAACGGCACCGTCGCGCCCGGGCATTCGGTCGGCGCGCTGACGGTATCGGGCGACGTGCGCTTCGCGCAGGGTTCGACCTATGCGGTCGAGGTGTCGCCGAGCGGTGCGAGCGACCGGATCGATGCCGGCGGCCAGGCGCGGATCGAGGGCGGCGCGGTGACGCTCGCGCTCGAGAACGCGCCGCCTCCGCTCACGCCCGGCCAGTCGCGCTCGGTGCTGGGCCGGCGCTTCGAGATCCTGAGCGCGGCGGGCGGCGTCGAAGGCAGGTTCGATGCGCCGGGCGGCTATCTGTTCGTCGACCCGGTGCTGGCCTACGGCCCGACGAACGTGAGCCTGACGATCGATCGCAATGCGACGCCGTTCGCGAGCGTCGCGCGCACCGACAACGAGCGCAGCGTCGCCGATGCGCTGGAAACTCTGAATCCGGGCAGCGCGGTCTACAACAGCGTGCTGTTCGCGGCGTCGGCGCAGGCGCCGCAGGCGACGCTCGCGCAGCTGACGGGCGAGATCTACCCGGCGGCCTACGCGGCGCTCATCAACGAGAGCCGGCAGGTGCGCGACGCGGCGCTCGACCGCTTGTGGACGGTGCGCGGCGCGCCGGGCCGGCCCGGCGTATGGGCGAGGCTGCTCGGTTCGTGGGGCGGCGCTAGCGGAGGCGGCGGCGTCAACGGCTACACGAACTCGACGGGCGGCTTTCTCGCCGGCGCGGACGCGGCCGTGCGCGACGGCCTCCGGGCGGGCGGTTTCGCCGGCTACAGCCACACCGGCGTGAATCTGAAGGATCAGCCGTCGTCCGCATCGTTCGACAGCTTCCACCTCGGCGCGTATGCGGGCTGGCAGCCCGGCGCGCTCGGCGTGCGCGTCGGCGCCGCGCACGCATGGCATCGCGGCGGAGTCGACCGCGCGGTGCAATACGGTGCGGCCGCCGAAAACGAGACGACCACGCTGAACGCGGAAACGACGCAGGTATTCGGCGAGACCGGCTACCAGTTCGCGCTCGGCGCCGCGACGGTCGAGCCGTTCGGCCGGATCGCGTACGTGCATCTGAAGAACCACGGGACGACCGAAACCGGCGGCGCGGCGGCGCTGCGCGTGCAGGAAGGCAATCATGACGTGACGTTCTCGACGCTCGGCGTGCGCGGCGAGACGCGGCTGGGCCTCACGTCCCGGCTGCAACTGACGCTGCAAGGCAGCGCGGGCTGGCAGCACGCGCTGACGGGCGGGCAGCCGGTCGGCTCGCTCGCGTTCGCGACGGGGAGCAGCGTGTTTTCCGTGTCGAGCGTGCCGGTGGCGAAGGATGCGGCGGTGCTGAACCTGAGCGCCGCGCTCGAGCTCGGCAGGAACGGGCTGCTGAGCGTCGGCTACTCGGGATCGCTGGCAAGCCGACAGTCGGATCATGCGGTGCAAGGCAGCCTGCACTGGAAGTTCTGA
- a CDS encoding ABC transporter permease, translating into MSTPATTLEALRTLPARRPGVRWALRILRWALTLAVTFAGLLALTFVIGRKVPIDPVLAVLGDRASAEAYAAERIALGLDKPLATQFVIYARDVLHGNLGMSLLTSNPVLDDIMRVFPATLELATLATLIGIGLGVPLGVAAAVKHNRPIDHVARFVGLIGNSVPVFWLGLMGLLLFYARLHWVAGPGRLDPVYDGMVDTRTGSLLIDSALAGEWDAFRNAFAHIALPAAILGYYSVAYLSRMTRSFMLDQLSQEYIVTARAKGLAERRVIWRHAFGNIAVPLLTVIALTYSNLLEGSVLTEIVFAWPGIGSYLTGALLNADMNAVLGCTLVIGIMFITINLLTDALYRVFDPRAR; encoded by the coding sequence ATGTCGACACCCGCCACCACCCTCGAAGCGCTCCGCACGCTGCCCGCGCGACGGCCCGGCGTGCGCTGGGCGCTGCGCATCCTGCGCTGGGCGCTCACGCTCGCCGTGACGTTCGCCGGGCTCCTCGCACTCACGTTCGTGATCGGCCGCAAGGTGCCGATCGACCCGGTGCTCGCCGTGCTCGGCGATCGCGCGTCGGCCGAAGCCTATGCGGCCGAGCGCATCGCGCTCGGGCTCGACAAGCCGCTCGCGACGCAATTCGTGATCTACGCGCGCGACGTGCTGCACGGCAATCTCGGGATGTCGCTGCTCACGTCGAACCCGGTGCTCGACGACATCATGCGCGTGTTCCCCGCGACGCTCGAGCTCGCGACGCTCGCGACGCTGATCGGCATCGGGCTCGGCGTGCCGCTCGGCGTCGCGGCGGCCGTGAAGCACAACCGGCCGATCGATCACGTCGCGCGCTTCGTCGGCCTGATCGGCAACTCGGTGCCGGTGTTCTGGCTCGGACTGATGGGGCTCCTGCTGTTCTATGCGCGGCTGCACTGGGTCGCGGGGCCGGGACGGCTCGATCCCGTCTACGACGGGATGGTCGACACGCGCACGGGCAGCCTCCTGATCGATTCGGCGCTCGCCGGCGAATGGGATGCGTTCCGCAACGCGTTCGCGCATATCGCGCTGCCCGCCGCGATCCTCGGCTACTACTCGGTCGCATACCTGAGCCGGATGACGCGCTCGTTCATGCTCGATCAGCTCAGCCAGGAATACATCGTCACCGCGCGCGCGAAGGGGCTCGCCGAGCGCCGCGTGATCTGGCGGCACGCGTTCGGCAACATCGCGGTGCCGCTTCTGACCGTGATCGCGCTCACGTACAGCAACCTGCTCGAAGGCTCGGTGCTGACCGAGATCGTGTTCGCGTGGCCCGGCATCGGTTCGTATCTGACGGGCGCGCTCCTGAACGCCGACATGAACGCGGTGCTCGGCTGCACGCTCGTGATCGGGATCATGTTCATCACGATCAATCTGCTGACGGATGCGCTCTATCGCGTGTTCGACCCGCGCGCCCGCTGA